The window ACTATGAGGCTTGATTATGTATAGAATGAGGCCTTACAATTCTTTAcactgtatgtgtacatgtatatgtacttaTGTGTACATCTTCTCACACTGAACTGTCATTTTCTACATCTCTGTCATGACTGATAGCATGAACTATCAACTCACTAATTATCTGCCAAGTCAAATCAGATTGCTTTATGTACATGATtggagaagaaaaacaatttctCCCCAAGGGATGTTTGAGTAGGGAATTCATTTACAAAATTCATTCTAATAAAGATACTCCTGTCATAGTAAACAGACATcttctaaaaaaagaaatacagaattgtATTTCTTCCTTACAGATTTCTTAAATGCAAGAAAAATGGGCAGAGTTTCTCACTTGGGGATTGAATCTAACCTAGAGTTCACATGGATATATGAATAATCTAGAATTGTGCTGGAATTTGTCTCGGTTGTTAAAATGTGACAGTATTTCTTCACCAGTAATGGAGGGATAGTAATACCTAAAAAGTGTGTGGTGaacataaaaatgaagatatatatgtttatatgtgcatatgtgtagtgatattatgttccccaaaattttgtgcaccctaataaagttatctggggtcagagaacaaaacagccacaatattaaacatagaggataggcagaggtagcacatccctttaatcctagcattccagaggtggagatctacctggatttctgtgtgttcaaggatacagccaaacatggtgactttAATcatgacctttaatcccagaaagtgagcctttagtcccacggagtgatgacagaaagcagaaaggtatataggacatgaagaccagaaaatagaagcttttggctgcttacgcttttaggctttgagcagcacataCGTATTGAGGAGGCAATGGACTTGACAGAAAATGGCTGTTATTCCCTTTCCTTAGTTTGGAAGGCAGACAGTTCTGTGCAATCTCCAATCCTATTGAATTCAAACCATCAGCACACTTTGGCTTTGTAGAGGCTAAGACTGGACCCTCCTCATGTTCCCCAATGTTTTCAAACATGTATGAGGATGCTGAGAGCTCTTTAGCCAGCCCCCAGCACCAGGTTCCCTACTACCAACTGTTCTCACCAGACCATGCCCATTAGCTATTCCATAGTGGTATCTTAGTAGAAGAACTAATTTCCAGTTCTTTGATGGTTACCTGCTCCATTATCCAGTAATTCCAGGGTCTCTGTCTTTCCATTCTCAGATTCAATCAAGGCTGTGACACTGGCCCTGAGAATGGGCGAGGCTCCTTGGCGAATAGTTGCATACACTCTTACAGGGCTGGGGAACTTTCCTGTGTTCTTATTCACTATTGGGGTCACTGTAATTGGAGGCAGTGTCGCACTTGCTGCACGGGAGGTGACAGTCAGAGTGAGAGTTTGTGAGCTCGCTTGCAGGCTGTATTTCCAGGAGCCAACCTGACCAAAACAGATGCAGATATTCCCAGTGGGTAACAGAGACTTACAACAAATTCCTATGTGCTCACAGTGTGTTGTGAGCACATCTAAAAAGATGTGGGCACCCTTGGGACTCTATCAGTCAAGGCGAACTTGAATGTGTTTGGACTAACTACATGGCTCCCACTGTCAAGACAAAGCTAGAATGGGATAATGAGGCCCAAAAGCTGTGTCCTTACTGATCACTACCTGGAGTTTTCAAGGCATGGGTTTCTGAAggatagaaaataattttcataatccCAGAGCATCGAGGATCGTTTGTCATCCTGACTGCTATGAAGTTCAGTTGTTTCCCTTTTATTTGGGGACATAAAATTACCCATTCCCTCTCTCTTGACTTAAGTGGCAGACTGACTTCAATGAATGAAGAGTTTTCATCTGAAGTCAATACTCAACCCTCTTAAAAAATCTACagtcatttataaaaaaaaaaaattgtctagtGTGTAAGGAAGCTGACACCGTACCTTGGCAGTGCCTGGGACTTGGAAGTAGGCCATCTTGCTGGTTGTGTCTATGACAAAGCCACCTTGTTTCGTTCCACTGGGATCCCAGAGCAGAATTTGAGGAGCCTGTGTTGTCCAGGTGACAAGAAATAACGTGTCCTTCCCCACTGTGCTGTCCATGATCACTGAACCATTCATCCACTGGTTTGTCTTGAGGTTTACTCCCCTGCTCTCCAGCTGTGGAGAAGACAAATGCTTTACTTCCTGGACAATCCAGCCTACAGCTCAGAGTCTCAGCACCAGGTCCTGAACACCAGGAGCCAATGATAAGGCCTACATGTGTTCTCGAGTCCTTTGCTCAGTATTTAGGGTCATTTAGGATTCAGTTATACATTACTATTCCAGCTTCAAGTTTTCATGATATTTCTTTCTCCACCAAAAAGACTACCTCCTTCTAAGGATTTATGAATCCCAAACTTCACACTCTCTGCTTCTCCTAGACATCATTACTTTTTCTCTGCTTGTCTGAGTCTTACTGCGCCTCCAGAATTTGGTACAAATGTTGCTTTCCTCATGAAGCTTTCACTGATGTCTGTCTCTTAGGACACATGAGTCACCTCTTTCCTATGAGCTTTGATGCAGTTttttccctggctgtcctttgGTGCCCATCATATTCTGCTGTACGAGTGTAAACATCCCATTTCTTGCTACACTAAACCCAAGGGGGACTGGCTGTACTCATTTCTTACCCATGGAGAGAGGatataaattaaaatgacaaattaCGGAGTTAAGCATCATGGCAGTCCTTATAAAGGTGTCTGAAGTAAAGCAGCGAACCAGGCGATTGTTGTTGGCATAGGATGGGGTTGCTGCAGAGTAGACACTGGGGTGGGAAAAGGGTAACAATGCTTCTGTAGAAAGTGGGGTTTTGAGAATTGTCTCCTCTGTAGTAATTCATTATCTCTAAATTGACACCTATTAGAAGAGGTAATGGCCATGGAGCCAGGCTTTCTGGTCCTATGGATAGATAACAAGTGAGTCTGGATGTACAGGACTCTTGTTCTCATGGTGGGCTAGGAAATGAATCCAGCTCACCTTTCTATTTCCCTCCTTGCtagtttcttaaattaaaaaaaaaaatcatagatgtGACTGGGAGTTTCTAAGCTGCTGAGTTCCTTTTCTGGAGTGAATTCCTTTCTTTGCAAAAGAAGGCccttgagtttatttttaaattttctgcagGAAACCAACATAGGAGCCATTGCCATCTCCCTCGATTGGAAACATGGCACATCAGTTGGCCCCAAATCCTATTGTTTTGAATCTCTCATCCAGGCTTTGAGGTGCCACTGTTCCTTCATGTTTACTCAAACTTTGATTGTGAATGTCTGGATTCACACTGGGCTGATTGTTTATTCTCTCTAGTTGAAAATTCCGCATGCAGTTTCTGCAATTACTCTAATAGAGAACTTTGAAATCTATTTGTCCTTCTCAGAAATAGTCCCAAGATATTTGAAAGGTACTTTGAGCTTCTCAGCATTTTAGAACCAGACTAGCCCAGAGTTGCTTTCTGCTCCAGACTCAGAGAAGTAAAGTTCTTCACTCAAAGTCAGTAAatggaagacccaggatgaagATTTAGGAGTGTGAATGGACTGCACGGGTTTCCATAGTGCAAAGTGCTGCCTCTCCACTACAGGACAGTCATGGCAAAGCATAGGGACTAGAGCAATGGAAAAATAGGGCAAATCATGTCTGAACACTTGACCTAGAAAATGTATAGATGATCTGTTCAGAAGACAACACAAGCCAATCCTATTCTGATGAGTACTCATTAGCAAATGCTTACGAGCAATTATTGGGCACTTTATATAAGTCATTTCATCTTCTTACAAAATAAGTCATTGCCAACTGCCTCATTTAAATAAGGAAGGTTGCATTTGGAGAATAATGTTTGATGTCAAGCAGAAGACTCTGACTTTTAATTAATACACAAAGGAGTGTAGAACTCGAAGTGTCTCATCTGTGAGCATAAGTAGACACGAGAAACCAAACAGTAAGAATTCCAACCTGGATGGAGCGCTGAGAGACAGCTCCATTTCCCGATGAAAGGGCTGCGAAAGCATCAACAAGACCATTGTTCTGAGCTTGATCAGAAGCATATGTCTGCAAACCTCCTGAAATGCAGTTATGATATCAGAAGTTATTTTCTAGGAGCAAGTATGTGCAACATTTTGGCCACAGCTAAAATAGCAGGACAGATAATATCGTTCAATGTCAAATATATGTGCCTATTAACTCAGAAGTTGACACTgatgtatatatatcatatatttgaGACATAGTCTCCTGTAGCTCAGATTAGCTTCAAGCTCACTATTTATCTAAGCATGACCTTTACTCTACCTTCTCTACCTCTCAACCACTGGGGTTATAGGTTtataccaccatgccccactGGTCCTGACTTTTCAATCCTAGTAATGAATAGCTTCAGAAACGCCCATCATGAAGTTGCTTCAATTATCTGCACAAATCTCCAAGAGTATCTGCATTTTAAAGGTCATGTCCTTCTACATGAGAAAGTCTATTAGTCCACTCTGATTGGACTCCTATTATTTAAATGCAATTCTAACAAACTGGGTTTTAAACTTGTATGTCAAATCAAAAAAGATGCATGTGTGTCAATATTAGGAAATAATAGTGAGCAAAGGATCTGTTACAGAAAATTGGGATGTGTagtaaaagaaagattaaaatacCATGCCTGGCAGCTTGGGTATGGAGAATAAGTATAACTAAAGAAGAGGATAGGAAGTCTTtcctattttttgtgtttttgtatttgtgtgtgcatgtgtccctgcatgtgtgaaggtcagaagatggcTTGTAGCAGTTGGCTCTTTCTTTACACagcatgggttccagggactgagcTCGGGTTgtgagcttggcagcaagcacctttgcccatgGGGCCATCTTGGGTAGTCACTTTTAAACTATTAAGTAGCATCCAAAGTCAGGAACAGTGTTTTGTAGTGCTACTGATATCCGTCCTGTGTCCTTTTCCAGGTGAGTGAAATTTGCCTTGCTCCAAGAGTTGCCTGCTAGTGACCAATGGCTACTTTTCATTTTCCAGAGGATTGCTTTACACCAGGACCATCCTTCacagaaaaatgatttttatgtctGATCTGCTCTAACAATGAATGCACACTGACTGATGGGTATAGCAATGCAAAGGGGAGTCCTCCTGTATCTTGTGTTTCTAGTCTAGAGGCCTCTTGACTAGAGTGAGATTAGAGTGTAGATCTGTTTCCATCCTTTGCTGTTTCCAGCTCTGTCtgtcctccatttcttttcttttgagaactcttctTCTATAATCACATGTATCAAATCATCCATCTCAGGCCCTGCTCCTAGACAACATGGGCAGATATATTAGGCCCCAACAGTAATAATTTATGTTTCTAATACTATccctaaataaaagaaaatgatcacCCTTTCTGCTAAAGAAGCCAGGGCCAGATGGGGCCTGTCTGCACCATACTGGTCTTCTGTGGAGAGACTGCCTGCGCACTGCATGACTGAACTAGCCTTATGCTTTATTCACCAggctcttctcccctccctcctctccttcctgtctttctcaggTAGTTAAATACTTATAAGGTATCCAGGAAGGGCTCCCAAGTTGTCGCTAGGGTGTAGCATAGTTAGACTTTCTATAGTTTGGCCTTGGACTGGAACCAAGACCTTAGTGAGAAGGGTGGTCAGTTCTAATGGTCATTTGGGAGAAGCATAGCTATTGGCTGAGGTTACccatctctccttttctcacttgTCCTGACTCCTCAGGTCACTGGAGTTCAGGGACCATTGGAAGCAATAGTGGTAAGTCTGTGCAGATCTTCCTTCACCTGTCATTTGGGATAGCTGCTCAAGCTCTTTAGCAGCAGCTGGTCCCAGAGCTACTGTATGGATGATGGCCCCACTCTTCTTCACTAGGTCAAAGCAGGTGCTGATGGTGCCATCCTCCCCATCAGTGAGCAGCACAATTTCAGATCCATCAGTTGGATATTTCTTCTTAATTACCTTTTAAGACATGATTAAGAGTGGGAATCAGTCTTGGGGTGGGCAGGGTGTTTGTGAAAACTGCATCTACATGGGCAAGAAGGAGCAATTGCAGAGGGAACAAGTGCATGTTGGTGATGTTGGAGGAGCATCTGTCTCACAGTGACACTGCTGTAGCACTTCAATGTCATGGAACTCTACAGTGATCTTTTCCTGTTAGCCTGCCCAGAAAGGATGCTGGACAATGCAGGGTGGTCCAAGAGACAGGCGGTTCTGGGAAAGGGCATAGGGCTTTTGAGTTTCCTTCATCTAGTCTCTCCCCAAGAGGCTTAGAGAGGTTCTAACACACCTTCTGAAAGCATCAGGAACAAGCTGAGGGACCGTGGACCCAGAGGAGATTGTAGCTTTAGCTTTGTACTGTCTGACAAGATTTACTGCATGATGGTGTCATAGGTTCTGACTGGACAGTGTTACCCAGATCACAGAGGTAGTTACCTTTTAATGCTTATTATTAAAGCAACACTTTGTCCAACCCCACCTTCAACACACAcagcttttgtttgattttgaaacagggtctcatgtagcctacaCAGGTGTCAAGCTCTCTCTatagacaaggatgaccttgacctttgACCCTCCCACCTCCAATCTCCAAAGTGCTTCCTATAGTTGTGTACCCAGATATGCTTTTAATAGGGCATAGAGGACAGTCCATATGCCAATGTTAAATAAGATTATgatggaaagaaaattaaataaaggcACATGTGATCTATTCAAGAAGACCAGATTCTACACACCACTGAAATGATGGAGAGAGACCAAAACACAGGGCAAACAGTCAAGATCAAGTAGGCCCCATTATCTGGATGAAGAACTCAGAATGAGATTGTGTGGCCAGAAGGCTGGAGGGGAAGATGCAGGCACAGGGGACTTCTCTCCACTGCATTGTCTCTTTGTGCTGACAGGAGGCCACTACACAAGGTGACCTTGATGATATTAGAAGTGCTGAGACTGTGGACATGGAAAAGAGCCAGTGCCTGGGGGTCTCAGAGCTGTGGTCATAACCTTGGTCTGACCAAAGCCCTTCTGGTACTAGGAAGTAAGATCGGCAGCCCAGTTTGGATCCCTTTGTCTAATTTCTCATTACTGTGTTCTGTGGAGTAGGTTGGAGTTTCCATGTTTCCCACAGGGGGACAATGGTAACTGAGTTGAACCATCAGGTAAGAACAGGTGATTCTGCCATAGTGTCTGAGAATGTGTAACCCAGTGGAGCTGATAGAGGAGGCACACGAGACATactgcaggcatgcacacagaaaaGCCTGAATGCCTATGTGCAGAAAAGGATGGAAGCATGAAGAAGTGAATTAGTGATAACTCTGGAGGCCAGTATCTTTGTACCCTTTGACCACTGCTTTGTCCTTGGTCACAGAACTCAATTTGACACCAGCCATGTATGGAAACACTGGACATAAAAATTTCATAGGAGCAAAAATCACCAAGAGTTGCAAACTATTGCATAAGGTACAGGCCTTACTGTAAATGCTGCTTGAAGCCCAGAGCATATAGACGTCCCTCCTGAAGATATTGTGGGTAAACTTTTTGCCAGCAGGTCTCTGTCAGTAACGCTGTTGATCTGCTTGAGTTCACTTTGTATGTAGGCAGCACTGTCAAATGTCACCATCCCGACCCAGGACCCCTGCTCCACGGTCTGCAGCAGGAAAAGCTTGCTTGCCTGATTCATTCGGTTAAGACGGTTATCGTTCTGAAAAggcaagtaaataaaaatggtcAAGTTGACCCTTAAATGAACAGACCAACAGCAGACCAGGCTAAAGGGTATTTGGAAGTGACTGTCCCAAGCGAGAGTATAATTAAGCTGTGTGGCCTGTTTCCCATTTGTACCTACCAACCACTTTGGGTAAAATTTTAGAGTTTTTGCGTAACTagtaaaagacaaaatatattaGGCAATCATTGGAATACAATGCATTAGTAATAGGTCTAAATAAGGCTTATATGGAACTCTAGACCTATGTATGTTAACAAAATATGAGCAATATTAACCTTTTAATCAGATCTTTGCTTATAAGTTGACATTAGTTTAATTTGACAGAAGGGACAGTTGATACTGGGTCTGTGGAATGAGGCaatgtgagctctctctctctgtgtgtgtgtgtgtgtgtgtatgtgtgtatgtgtgtgtgtgtgtatgtgtgtgtgtgtgtgtgtgtgtgtatgtgtgtgtgtgtgtgtgtgtgtgtgtgtgtgtgtgtgtgtgtgtgtgtgtgtgtgtatgtgtgtgtgtgtgtgtgtgtgtgtgtgtgtgcgcgcgcactcGTGCTTCTCAccacctggagctcactgatcacAGGTTCACAGGCATTTGTCTGTTTCTacctacccagtgctgggatcacaagtgagtttggggccttgaactcaagtccttatgctttcaaggcaagcactttaccagctgagctatatctccagtccAAGGTGGGTGTTTCTGATGACAGAGCTATTGCTAGGTTTGGACACTcccattgtatttattttccacCAAGTCCAAATTGCGGGCCAGATTgtatcatacatatacacacacctatgaTCCACATCCCCCAAATGAAAGCTCAGTGAACGTACCGTCATACTCCCAGACTTATCAagaactaaacacagaattctctgTCCAATCTGCAGTAGTgagaaggtgggtgtgggaggcTGAGTCGTCATGGGAGTGGTTTGTTGAAAGTCCTCAGACTCCTGGATGACTTCCCATGTGCTGCGGAGGTTGCATCGTTGGTTTTGGGCATTTGGAGCTTccttattgtgatttttttctgtacaGAATTCAACCACCTGAAATTGCCAATATAATGATGCTTATAACAGTCATATACTTGTtaaaataactaacaaaataaCCTCCTTATGTCCCCATCCTCAGGCTCCTCTGCTCGCTTATAACCATGGCTCTGTGTCACAATGGTACATGCCACTTCTGGGGAAAATCAGTCTGAAGTTGGGTTCCCGTCCATGTCTTCAGCCTCATTGGACCTCAGTGAACAACCCACCTGCTCTAAGGTGGGTTCCTTTATTCTTCAGATTTCCTACCCAAGACATCATCCTTCACACCACACTCTTCAGTATTCGTCTCTGTCTAATCTTATCTCTCCATCTTCAGACTACCAGACTCCATTTCTTTACTTCCTGAACCCCATTAATTAGCATGCTGCATTCAACCTCGAACACACATCATTCCAGCTCTCTCTAAAATGTACCTGGAAATCTTTTTTCTCAAACCCCACGTCTTCAAAATGACCACATCACTTTCCTCTGTTGCTTCCTCACCCTCTTTACGCATTTCCTTACTTGATGTCAGCACTACCAACACTGCCACCCAGTTCAAGAAATGAGGAGGtttctgctctcctccctcaacaaaacaaccaagagCTAGTCATTTCTTCCTACTTATAGTTCATAATCTGCACCCCCCAGCCCAGTTTCAGTGAAATCTCCATCATCCAAGTCCTCATGGTCCTTTCTTCACACTGTGAACATGACTAATCTGGCTTTCCACTTTGCTGTTTCTCCAATTTCTTCACCCCACAGTGGTTGAGAACTCTTCCCTTTTACTCTAATAACACTTCTATATTTATATTGTAGGTGGTGtcttatgtgtgttgtgtgtacagACTGTGTGAGTGCATATGCAAGTGTattcatgtggaggcctgaggtcaaTGTTAGGTGTCTCTCCTCAGTCACCCTCCACactcagttttttgagacaagatttcccaGTAAATCTGAAATCCATCTATTTGATGAAATTGGTAGGCAATGACCTTCAGCGATCTACCTATCTCCATCTCTCAGCGCTGGCACCCTTGGCTCTTACataggttctagggatctgaacacaggtctCTGCGCTTGATCAGCagacactttaccagctgagctgtgtCTCTGTAGCCCTATAAGGCCCTTTGTGTGGTTCATGATTACTCACACCCTACAAGCCTTGCAGCTTCTCATAGCAAATAGCAGTCACAAGGGTTGATTTTccttcacttctctccttccttctggctgTGGAGTGTGAGTCTTTAGTTTCTTCTGCTCTATCCTGTAGGTCTTCAGGCTTCCCAAGCTTCTTCACCCCTATCGCTTTGCTCCTGATTCTTTACCAGGGAGATCCTTCTCCATCACCTGCTTTGTAAACCTGTCTTCATTCACTCCCCAGATGTTTTCCTCATCTTCTAGCCTCCTAGAGAATGTCTGTCCATTCAGTCCTCTGTGGTCTTAGAGTGCAATGGACAAATGTCAACAAACTCCTTTGCCATCCAACTGTACATTCGGGCTATAAACCCAATATACAATGGcatattaatttttcttcctcAAGACTTGGCCCTGTGGGACACTCAGTAAGAgttctgtatgtttgttttctgCAACTGAGATTATACCAAAGAGAACCAACTGCTGATTTCTCTCCTAAAGCTGCTAGTATCTCTCAAACTTGATCCTCCCCTGGAGCacttgggcaaaaccaaaaccaaaatgactTCACTAAAGCACCAGCGGAAAGAATAAGGCACTTACAGAATCAATAGTTTGATCATACATTATGGACGCCTTCTCACTTTGTTGCTTGTCTGGTACAAACACACAATCTCCTTTATACAGTCCTGTTAATGGGTCCTTTCTGCAGCTTCCTTTATTGACACAACTGCCTCCCTGGCACCAACGAATTTGATTTTTCCCGGAAATAGCTGCTGAACATCTGAAAACAGATTAAAGTTAAATGCTTAGGCAGTGGGTCCAGAACTCACCTGAAATTTGTATGATTTTGTATGACTTTTTTTCATTGGACCAAGAAGAAATTACATATCTTCATATAACAAAAGCACCAAGTTTATGCCAGTCATTTATAAGGCTAGAAAGAACCAGAGGGGCTTCACAAATAGTACTATAATAGCCTGAGTTAGGATCAAAGTCGTCAGGCTCCTTCAATCCAGTCTCCTCATTCTAGAAAATCAAGAGTCCACTTAGCTTCCCCACAGGACTTGTTGATATCTTCCCTGTGTTTACCTATGTATCCTGATTCTTTATTCCAAACAGTTTTTGTACAGTGATTGTATGTTCATTgacaattaattttttatattgtatgtttATGGAGTTTGTTATAAATGGAATACTTTCCCCGatgcttcatttttaaattacagatttgagtatataaataataaaaatgtaaaagaatatttGAGAACTCATAAAAACtataaagagaagggaaaaacatATTTCGCCATCAGAAATAAATGACTGCTGACTTGTTGGAAGATTTTCCGTGTGTCAGCATAACAGtgctttgttttctgatttaaaaattattgagcTGGCATATTTAAAGTCCTAATATATAGATATGTAGCACATTTTTGCACAATgtggttttaattattttcatcttttgaCATTATATGAACTCACTCTAACTTACTAAATTTACTTTTTCTGTTAActtttaaatatccaaaataaaatgtgtgtaaacatcaaatttcaaatgaaattttGAGCATATTCTGAAAACCTCTTGATATGGCTTATCTATCATTtacttaaaatgttattttaaacatgaaattatttgcttgagaaacaggaaaaaatgagAGCTCTGATATATGTCATCTTCTGGGgaagttgttttgatttctgaATCTAAACCCCATGCCTGGGAGCTGTCAACTACACGAGATAACCTGCAAAGAAGAGATGACCTCATCTCTGTCTAAAGTGACTCTCTCAATTTCTAGTAAGTATGATCATTTCGTATGtttattggttatttttatttctttatgaattaagtattcttttctttgtatatttttctattaGTGTTTCATttagtttcaatttttttgtctttgttttttttttgtttttttcacttcCTCTCAGACAAAGACTCTTATGTCCAAGGATTGCCTCAGACTGGCTCTGTAGTTGACAATGGCTTTGACCTCCcagcctcctgcttccacctccagcaTGCTgcgattgcaggtgtgtgccatcacgaCTGGCTTTGAATGTTCCTAAGGTGCCACAGTGAGCACTATGATTCTAAAGgcttggattgttttgtttttgttttttgcctttgtttttgttttttttttcgagacagggtttctctgtagctttggagcctgtcctggactagctctgtagaccaggctggcctcgaactcacagagatccacctgc is drawn from Onychomys torridus chromosome 6, mOncTor1.1, whole genome shotgun sequence and contains these coding sequences:
- the Clca1 gene encoding calcium-activated chloride channel regulator 1, whose protein sequence is MMGSLKSPVFILILHLLEGVLLSNSLIQLNNNGYEGIVIAIDHNVPEDEALIQQIKDMVTRASPYLFEATGKRFYFKNVAILIPENWKTKPDYERPKLETFKNADILVSATSPAGEDQPHTEHVGTCGEKGIRIHLTPGFLAGKKLKEYGPQEKAFVHEWAHFQWGVFDEYNNEEKFYISKGRTEAVRCSAAISGKNQIRWCQGGSCVNKGSCRKDPLTGLYKGDCVFVPDKQQSEKASIMYDQTIDSVVEFCTEKNHNKEAPNAQNQRCNLRSTWEVIQESEDFQQTTPMTTQPPTPTFSLLQIGQRILCLVLDKSGSMTNDNRLNRMNQASKLFLLQTVEQGSWVGMVTFDSAAYIQSELKQINSVTDRDLLAKSLPTISSGGTSICSGLQAAFTVIKKKYPTDGSEIVLLTDGEDGTISTCFDLVKKSGAIIHTVALGPAAAKELEQLSQMTGGLQTYASDQAQNNGLVDAFAALSSGNGAVSQRSIQLESRGVNLKTNQWMNGSVIMDSTVGKDTLFLVTWTTQAPQILLWDPSGTKQGGFVIDTTSKMAYFQVPGTAKVGSWKYSLQASSQTLTLTVTSRAASATLPPITVTPIVNKNTGKFPSPVRVYATIRQGASPILRASVTALIESENGKTETLELLDNGAGADATKNDGVYSRFFTAFDTNGRYSIKIWALGGVTADKQRMLPQRNGAMYIDGWIEDGEIKFNPPHPETNNVQDKQLCFSRTSSGGSFTASNVPSAPIPDLFPPCQITDLKASIQGHNLVNLTWTAPGDDYDHGKASKYIIRISTSIVDLRDKFNISVQVNTTDLIPKEANSEEIFQFELEDSSFGNGTDIFIAIQAVDKSNLKSEISNIARVSLFIPTEEPPTSEDTTPPCPDISINSTIPGIHVLKIMWKWLGEMQVTLGLH